A window of bacterium genomic DNA:
TCCTTTTTCTTTAAGCATTTGTTTGAATTTTTCGCTTATCTTTTCTGTAAGGATAAGGTCAACCTTAAATGATGAGTTAACTAATATTTCACCGTATGCTTCTAAGAGGTCTTTATCTTTTAATCCACTAACTGCTATATCTATATCTGAGTGGGAAGAAAAACAACCTTTCTTTAAAGTTGAGCCAAAGAGAATAACTTCTTTGACATTATATTCATTTGTTAGAAAAGAAGCAATTCTATCAGCTTCTTTCAAAGCTCTTTTCCTGCTTTCTTCACAAACTTTATTCACTACCTTGAAGAAATCATATCTTTTCATTGTTTCCCTTTGATATACTTTTCATACCATAACTCAAACACCAGTAATGTCCAGAGTCCTTTTCGGTTATCTTTTT
This region includes:
- a CDS encoding nucleotidyltransferase domain-containing protein — encoded protein: MKRYDFFKVVNKVCEESRKRALKEADRIASFLTNEYNVKEVILFGSTLKKGCFSSHSDIDIAVSGLKDKDLLEAYGEILVNSSFKVDLILTEKISEKFKQMLKEKGLSIYERG